The following coding sequences lie in one Synechococcus sp. CC9902 genomic window:
- a CDS encoding DUF2130 domain-containing protein, whose protein sequence is MNDIICPHCNTAFKVDGTGYADILKQVRDRDFEQQLKQRLDLAEKDKQNAIELAMAKKASELQRLESELRDRDLKQQLAIKDAVLSAEKQRDLIAKELQQIQENQQQERRFTESKFAQEFQTLTLQKQAELRDLQSKLDASSIQKKLAINEAVNTIEKERDALRNQLSESELKHQLESKSLKDRYEAQIYDRDEAIVRLRDMKARLSTKMVGETLEQHCETEFNRLRAAAFPRAYFEKDNDASSGSKGDYIFRDFDESGNEIISIMFEMKNETDTTITKKKNEDFFKELNKDRVEKDCEYSVLVSLLEPESELYNSGIVDVSHRFAKSYVIRPQFFIPFITLLRNAALKSIEYKAELALIKAQNIDVTHFEEDLESFKSAFGRNYDLASRRFQTAIDEIDKSIDHLQKTKDALMGADRNLRLANDKAQDVTVKKLTRNNPTMSDKFMELKNKSDADQ, encoded by the coding sequence ATGAACGACATTATCTGTCCACACTGCAATACCGCATTCAAAGTGGATGGAACAGGATACGCGGATATTTTGAAGCAAGTCAGGGATCGTGATTTTGAACAGCAGTTGAAGCAACGTTTAGATCTAGCTGAAAAGGACAAGCAAAATGCCATTGAGCTTGCCATGGCTAAAAAAGCCTCCGAGCTCCAAAGGCTGGAGAGTGAATTAAGAGATCGAGATTTAAAACAGCAGCTTGCCATAAAAGATGCTGTTCTGTCGGCAGAAAAGCAACGTGATTTAATTGCCAAAGAACTTCAACAAATTCAAGAGAATCAACAGCAAGAGCGTCGATTTACAGAATCAAAATTTGCCCAAGAATTTCAAACTCTTACATTGCAAAAGCAAGCAGAATTGCGCGATCTACAGTCCAAATTAGACGCGAGCAGTATTCAAAAAAAGCTCGCGATCAATGAAGCAGTTAATACCATTGAAAAGGAGAGGGATGCACTCAGGAATCAGCTCAGTGAATCTGAACTGAAGCATCAATTAGAATCAAAATCACTCAAAGATCGGTACGAAGCCCAAATTTATGATCGAGATGAGGCAATTGTCCGACTTCGTGACATGAAAGCAAGGCTCTCCACGAAAATGGTTGGAGAGACATTAGAGCAACATTGCGAGACCGAATTCAATCGTCTTCGAGCGGCGGCATTTCCAAGGGCATATTTCGAAAAAGACAACGATGCAAGTTCTGGCAGCAAAGGTGATTATATTTTCCGCGACTTTGATGAATCCGGTAACGAAATTATTTCAATCATGTTTGAAATGAAAAACGAAACTGATACAACAATAACTAAGAAGAAAAATGAGGACTTTTTTAAGGAACTCAACAAAGATCGGGTCGAGAAAGACTGCGAATACTCAGTGCTAGTGTCACTTTTAGAACCAGAGAGTGAACTTTACAACTCTGGGATCGTAGATGTATCTCATCGTTTCGCAAAAAGCTACGTTATCAGGCCTCAATTTTTTATCCCGTTTATCACTCTCCTCCGAAACGCTGCTCTTAAGTCGATTGAGTACAAGGCCGAACTCGCCTTAATCAAAGCACAAAATATTGATGTGACTCATTTTGAGGAGGATCTTGAATCGTTCAAAAGTGCTTTTGGTAGAAACTATGATTTAGCTTCACGGCGTTTCCAAACGGCAATTGATGAAATCGACAAGTCAATTGATCACCTACAAAAAACGAAAGATGCTCTTATGGGAGCCGACCGTAATTTGCGCCTTGCAAACGACAAAGCACAAGATGTAACCGTAAAAAAACTCACAAGAAACAATCCAACGATGAGCGACAAATTTATGGAGCTAAAAAATAAAAGTGACGCTGATCAATAA
- a CDS encoding DUF1499 domain-containing protein: MFIVSTLLVPLFMLFHFVGPIPVDLGTHGGELSPCLSSAHCSRQNWSTANLQSDLETIIAAVRETPRTIIVEERDGYIHAEASSALFGFVDDLELLAKQDTGMIQARSISRLGDSDLGVNSARLDRLKTLINGTD, translated from the coding sequence ATGTTCATCGTTTCAACTCTCTTGGTCCCACTTTTCATGTTGTTCCATTTCGTTGGACCAATCCCAGTTGATTTGGGAACTCACGGAGGTGAGCTCAGTCCGTGTTTAAGTTCAGCACACTGTTCACGGCAGAACTGGTCAACTGCCAATCTTCAATCAGATCTAGAAACCATCATTGCTGCAGTACGTGAAACACCTCGTACCATCATTGTTGAAGAAAGAGATGGCTACATCCATGCGGAAGCAAGCAGTGCTTTGTTTGGCTTTGTAGACGACCTTGAGTTGCTCGCCAAACAAGATACAGGCATGATTCAGGCACGATCCATTTCACGTCTTGGCGATTCTGATCTTGGTGTGAATTCAGCGCGACTAGACAGACTCAAAACTCTGATCAATGGGACGGATTAG
- a CDS encoding fatty acid desaturase: MRTTKSILSRSTYSLRPLNYSSLVATKAAQARHQRQSLILAALIGSAWIITFVISMLINVNVWSSSAILGFILLRSFLHTGLFIVAHDAMHHSLAPLNENLNNNIGRLCLFLYAGLSYKSCSKNHSLHHRYPESAADPDFHSIQNSKPINWYFRFLSNYLDAKQFCILTIVWLLLLQITSSVNPNAAENIIIFCPIPLIISSIQLFFVGTCLPHQITRKEAGRQRPRSLSLHPLLSFAACYHFGYHLEHHLNPSTPWFKLPNLRVASLQREQAKIKHSH, encoded by the coding sequence ATGAGAACGACAAAATCTATTTTGTCGCGATCGACTTACTCGCTTCGCCCGCTGAACTACTCAAGCTTGGTGGCAACTAAAGCCGCGCAAGCTAGACACCAACGTCAAAGTCTCATATTGGCGGCATTGATTGGTTCAGCATGGATCATCACATTCGTGATATCCATGCTGATTAATGTGAATGTATGGTCTAGCTCCGCGATTCTTGGTTTTATTCTTCTGAGATCATTCCTACACACTGGATTGTTCATCGTTGCTCACGATGCCATGCATCACAGCTTGGCTCCACTCAACGAGAACCTGAATAACAATATTGGAAGACTATGCCTATTTTTGTATGCGGGACTTTCCTACAAGTCTTGTTCCAAAAACCATAGTCTCCATCATCGTTATCCTGAGTCTGCAGCTGATCCAGACTTCCATTCAATTCAAAATTCAAAGCCAATCAATTGGTACTTTAGATTTCTAAGTAACTATCTTGATGCCAAACAGTTTTGCATTTTGACTATTGTTTGGTTGCTACTGCTTCAAATCACAAGCAGTGTAAATCCTAATGCTGCTGAGAATATTATCATTTTTTGCCCAATACCATTAATCATCAGTTCAATTCAACTTTTTTTTGTTGGCACATGCCTCCCTCACCAAATAACGCGAAAGGAAGCAGGACGTCAAAGACCTAGAAGTCTTTCATTACATCCGCTCCTTTCGTTCGCAGCTTGCTATCACTTTGGCTACCATTTGGAACATCATTTGAATCCAAGCACACCCTGGTTCAAGCTGCCTAATCTGCGCGTCGCTTCACTACAACGTGAACAAGCCAAGATTAAACATTCCCACTAA
- a CDS encoding orange carotenoid protein N-terminal domain-containing protein — MYTIDKARQIFPDTQTADAVPAITARFKLLSAEDQLALIWFAYLEMGQTITVAAPGAARMALAKPTLDEIVALNFDEQTKVMCDLASKINAPISTRYAFWSINVKLGFWYELGELMRAGKVAPIPPGYKLSANASSVLDAVKKVEQGQQISLLRNFVSDMGFDPDVVDDQLVAEPIVAPTPVEQREKIFIPGVLNQTILSYMELLNSNDFDQLIELFLEDGALQPPFQRPIVGREAILKFFRRDCQNLRLMPQGGFGEPADSGFNQIKVTGKVQTPWFGQEVGMNVAWRFLLDENDKIYFVAIDLLASPAELLKLGGN, encoded by the coding sequence ATGTACACGATCGATAAAGCACGACAAATTTTCCCTGATACGCAAACGGCAGACGCTGTACCCGCCATCACAGCCCGTTTCAAGCTGCTTAGCGCCGAGGACCAGTTGGCACTGATCTGGTTTGCCTATCTCGAAATGGGGCAAACCATCACTGTTGCCGCCCCTGGAGCGGCGAGGATGGCTTTGGCCAAACCAACGCTCGACGAAATCGTCGCCTTGAACTTCGACGAGCAGACAAAGGTGATGTGCGACCTTGCAAGCAAAATCAACGCACCCATTTCGACGCGCTACGCCTTCTGGTCGATCAACGTGAAGCTTGGTTTTTGGTACGAGCTTGGTGAGCTCATGCGTGCAGGAAAAGTGGCACCCATCCCACCTGGCTACAAACTCTCAGCCAACGCGTCATCTGTGCTGGATGCGGTTAAAAAAGTAGAGCAGGGTCAACAAATCAGTTTGTTGCGCAATTTCGTATCCGATATGGGATTCGATCCAGACGTTGTTGATGATCAGCTGGTTGCAGAGCCAATTGTTGCCCCTACACCAGTAGAGCAACGGGAAAAGATCTTTATCCCCGGAGTTCTCAACCAGACAATTTTGAGCTACATGGAGCTTTTGAACTCCAATGATTTTGACCAATTAATCGAATTATTCCTTGAAGACGGTGCTTTGCAACCACCATTTCAACGTCCAATTGTTGGTCGCGAAGCCATCTTGAAATTCTTCCGACGCGATTGTCAAAATCTTAGATTGATGCCTCAGGGTGGTTTTGGAGAACCAGCAGATAGTGGTTTCAACCAAATTAAAGTAACGGGAAAAGTTCAAACTCCTTGGTTTGGTCAAGAAGTGGGAATGAACGTCGCTTGGCGTTTCCTGTTGGATGAGAACGACAAAATCTATTTTGTCGCGATCGACTTACTCGCTTCGCCCGCTGAACTACTCAAGCTTGGTGGCAACTAA
- a CDS encoding Nif11-like leader peptide family natural product precursor — MTDASGQELGRFLQLLGRDSRLQVQVRACITADEVALIAQGYGFAVTGDQLLLASGRHEYGVTIERVDHPGEYPGRYY; from the coding sequence ATGACTGATGCCTCTGGTCAGGAGCTCGGACGGTTTCTTCAGCTTTTGGGGCGTGATTCACGACTCCAGGTTCAAGTTCGTGCTTGCATCACAGCCGATGAGGTTGCTCTTATTGCGCAGGGCTATGGCTTTGCAGTCACGGGTGATCAACTCTTGTTGGCGTCGGGTCGACATGAGTATGGCGTCACTATCGAGCGAGTTGACCATCCAGGTGAATATCCTGGCCGTTATTACTAA
- a CDS encoding SDR family oxidoreductase, with product MATVLVTGANRGIGLEYCRQLAARGDYVIAVCRKAGRELDSLGVQIEAGIELTDASAIDELMSRLNHQSLDGVILNAGILHFNGLHDLDVEAIRQQFEVNALAPLRLASILTSNLSRGSWIALTTSRMGSIADNTSGGSYGYRMSKAALNIAGKSLAIDLKPKGIAVAILHPGLVATRMINFNPNGTSPQQSVEGLLQRIDALTLETSGSFWHANGDALPW from the coding sequence ATGGCAACGGTTCTCGTAACGGGTGCAAATCGCGGCATTGGATTGGAATACTGTCGACAACTCGCTGCTCGTGGCGATTATGTCATTGCTGTCTGCCGTAAAGCTGGTCGAGAACTCGACTCGTTAGGGGTACAAATCGAAGCCGGAATTGAACTTACTGATGCGTCAGCGATCGATGAACTGATGTCTCGTCTCAATCATCAGTCTCTGGATGGCGTCATCCTCAATGCCGGTATTTTGCACTTCAATGGTTTGCATGATTTGGATGTTGAGGCCATCCGTCAGCAGTTTGAGGTCAATGCTCTTGCACCTTTACGTCTTGCGAGCATCTTGACCTCCAATCTTTCTAGGGGGTCTTGGATTGCACTCACGACCAGTCGTATGGGATCCATTGCTGATAACACTTCCGGTGGATCCTATGGATATCGGATGTCTAAAGCTGCCTTAAATATTGCCGGTAAGTCATTGGCGATCGATCTCAAGCCGAAGGGCATTGCTGTCGCCATTCTTCACCCAGGCTTGGTGGCGACCCGGATGATCAATTTCAATCCCAATGGAACCAGCCCTCAACAGTCGGTTGAAGGTTTGCTGCAACGGATTGATGCTTTAACGCTTGAAACGTCTGGCTCGTTTTGGCATGCAAACGGCGATGCACTGCCTTGGTAG
- a CDS encoding J domain-containing protein yields the protein MGFDPRQWSSAPHPSQRQRVTSNVESLLVENDALRQEVRRLRAELDRLRTRQDRQHRYQSSQTVDDTTEVSRLTASQIADWGQVLTQQVGWGDLRLRCLTALIERLNRSSFHPQLNLYQRLDRLMPGFGTELLAATTGSLSKKRAAVLAAFAFYGVRASEWLDEDPQRVVHELLSRQETTRASRRTRSDRRSSDRKRPGSLDARSIAYETLGLEPGASLHEIKQAHRRLVKQHHPDLGGSAESFCQINEAYQLLMR from the coding sequence ATGGGCTTTGATCCCCGGCAATGGTCGTCCGCTCCCCATCCCAGCCAACGCCAACGCGTCACCAGCAATGTTGAGTCTTTGCTGGTTGAAAACGATGCTCTCCGTCAAGAAGTGCGTCGGCTTCGGGCAGAGCTTGATCGCCTCCGTACACGTCAAGATCGACAACATCGCTATCAGTCATCACAAACGGTTGATGACACGACCGAAGTTTCAAGACTTACGGCCTCTCAAATTGCTGATTGGGGCCAAGTTCTGACTCAACAGGTTGGGTGGGGGGATCTTCGTCTTCGTTGCTTAACCGCCTTGATCGAGCGATTGAACCGCAGTAGTTTTCATCCCCAACTGAATCTCTATCAGCGTTTAGATCGTCTAATGCCAGGTTTTGGCACCGAGCTACTAGCCGCCACAACCGGTTCATTGTCCAAGAAACGTGCAGCGGTTTTGGCTGCTTTTGCTTTCTATGGTGTCCGTGCGAGTGAATGGCTGGATGAAGACCCACAACGCGTTGTCCACGAACTTTTAAGCCGTCAGGAGACCACGCGAGCGAGTCGAAGGACGAGGAGTGATCGACGTTCCTCCGATCGCAAGCGACCAGGATCATTGGATGCGCGATCGATTGCCTATGAAACTTTGGGGCTTGAGCCCGGTGCCTCGCTGCATGAGATCAAGCAGGCCCACCGTCGTCTTGTAAAGCAGCATCACCCGGATTTAGGGGGCTCCGCAGAATCCTTTTGTCAGATCAATGAGGCTTACCAGCTGTTAATGCGCTAG
- a CDS encoding DUF3136 domain-containing protein, with protein sequence MQSATLTIGELEAKYPLYCKAMKLLLRDGQKPERLRRTVCWERLEKLHHSLPRQYKSPERLMQIMQSEINSKKVNP encoded by the coding sequence ATGCAATCAGCAACACTGACAATCGGGGAACTTGAAGCGAAGTATCCTTTGTATTGCAAAGCGATGAAGCTTCTACTTCGAGATGGTCAAAAGCCAGAGCGACTTAGAAGGACAGTGTGCTGGGAACGGCTAGAAAAATTACATCACTCACTTCCTAGACAATACAAATCGCCGGAACGCCTCATGCAGATCATGCAAAGCGAAATTAATTCCAAAAAAGTTAACCCATAA
- a CDS encoding helix-turn-helix transcriptional regulator yields MDLTPYLHDPPSSGFDDALLSVAVNGKIALAMRGRFFLRCFCKSFSEKSHIGCAVTDQDRCLEYLRSDEFELLICTDQLERGNGYELVRRAKEQHSNLKVVVLALNDEIPVEYDNAPWLEAVVAEADIVEDQKPLEAAVLAVMGHHSYRSPSLRGRELPYLSCPRLTPREYEVLDRLARGMTDKEIAEALVVSEQTSRTYTKRLLKTLEVNNRVQAVLKGMRCGMVQL; encoded by the coding sequence ATGGACCTCACGCCATACCTTCATGATCCACCGTCATCAGGTTTTGATGATGCACTGCTGTCTGTAGCTGTCAACGGCAAAATTGCATTGGCGATGCGAGGTCGTTTTTTTCTACGTTGCTTTTGTAAGAGTTTTAGTGAAAAATCTCATATTGGCTGCGCGGTAACGGATCAAGATCGATGTTTGGAGTACTTGCGTTCTGATGAGTTTGAATTGTTGATTTGTACAGATCAACTTGAGCGTGGAAATGGTTATGAACTTGTGAGGAGAGCCAAGGAACAACATTCAAATCTCAAGGTTGTTGTTCTTGCTTTGAACGATGAGATCCCAGTTGAATACGACAACGCTCCATGGCTCGAAGCTGTTGTTGCTGAAGCAGACATTGTTGAAGACCAAAAACCCCTCGAAGCCGCTGTCTTGGCTGTGATGGGGCACCATTCCTATCGCAGTCCATCGTTGCGTGGCAGGGAATTGCCCTATCTCAGTTGCCCGCGTCTTACCCCACGTGAGTATGAAGTTTTGGATCGCCTCGCCCGTGGCATGACTGATAAGGAAATTGCAGAGGCTTTGGTGGTTAGTGAGCAAACATCAAGGACTTACACCAAGCGTTTGCTCAAAACTCTTGAGGTGAATAACCGTGTGCAGGCTGTTTTGAAGGGAATGCGATGCGGCATGGTTCAGCTGTAA
- a CDS encoding RNA recognition motif domain-containing protein: MTIFIGNLSWDAEREDLIHLFSQYGEVSKCSMPLDRETGRKRGFAFVDLGNAEEEKKAIDDLQDVELMGRAISVRVAEPRR, from the coding sequence TTGACGATTTTCATTGGTAATCTCTCCTGGGACGCAGAGAGAGAAGACCTCATCCACTTGTTCAGCCAGTACGGAGAAGTCAGCAAGTGCTCGATGCCCCTCGACCGTGAGACCGGTCGTAAGCGTGGTTTTGCCTTCGTTGACCTTGGTAATGCTGAGGAAGAAAAAAAAGCCATCGACGATCTCCAGGATGTCGAATTGATGGGACGCGCCATCTCCGTGCGTGTAGCTGAGCCGCGTCGCTGA
- a CDS encoding DUF3136 domain-containing protein, with protein MSSITFTNQPSLAELQQTHDVYVKALRLLVADGVKESEARKSVCWKRLSSLHNALPNVYGTPQSMFLALQRR; from the coding sequence ATGTCAAGCATCACCTTCACCAACCAACCGTCTCTTGCTGAGTTGCAGCAGACACACGACGTTTACGTCAAAGCTCTCCGATTGCTTGTCGCTGATGGTGTCAAGGAGTCTGAAGCTCGCAAAAGTGTCTGTTGGAAAAGACTGTCGAGTTTGCACAACGCCCTGCCTAACGTCTATGGCACTCCCCAGTCAATGTTTTTAGCGCTACAAAGGCGTTGA
- a CDS encoding superoxide dismutase family protein, whose translation MANAEPIQITMRSISAEGVGDVIGSVTAKDSDQGLVIFPDLVNLTTGDHGFHLHSNPSCEAALNSEGESVAGLAAGGHWDPDNSGTHLGPFASGHRGDLSKLIVDADASTKTSVVAPRLITNDLKGHALIVHAGGDTYSDTPALGGGGARVACGVVN comes from the coding sequence ATGGCCAACGCGGAACCAATTCAAATCACGATGCGGAGCATCAGTGCCGAGGGCGTTGGGGACGTGATCGGATCAGTCACGGCGAAAGATAGCGACCAAGGACTTGTTATTTTTCCTGACTTAGTCAACCTGACCACTGGAGACCATGGCTTTCATCTTCACAGCAATCCAAGTTGTGAAGCAGCTCTCAACTCAGAGGGAGAATCAGTGGCCGGGCTAGCAGCAGGGGGTCATTGGGATCCAGACAACAGCGGAACGCACCTTGGTCCCTTTGCAAGCGGACATCGAGGCGATCTCAGCAAATTAATCGTTGATGCCGATGCATCAACGAAAACAAGCGTCGTTGCACCTCGCCTGATAACCAACGATCTCAAGGGCCACGCCTTAATCGTTCATGCAGGGGGTGACACCTACAGCGATACACCAGCATTAGGAGGCGGAGGAGCGCGTGTGGCCTGCGGTGTCGTCAATTAA
- a CDS encoding SDR family oxidoreductase, with amino-acid sequence MAGSFGVVGCGYVGAAAAQHFAQIGFEVTGTTTSPSRLQELCSIVDHPRIYRAGAPHSDTSFLDSLDGLLVAIAPTSVSMEEDQYRSVYGAGVSALVEAIKSRQSSRPLHVSYLSSAGVYGNQGGEVCDESTPVDRSNSANALLADAESAVLSLNDFGTSSCVLRLGGIYGPNKDIASFIRSASGQMVPKNGSHINAWVHLHDIVHGINFAFDQRLQGLYNLVDDLQVSRRDLSNMLCDEHGLAPVIWDNHDRPDSRIFNARVSNGKLKGLGFNPSVCSMLDPVAAV; translated from the coding sequence ATGGCTGGTTCCTTCGGAGTTGTTGGCTGTGGTTACGTAGGAGCGGCTGCAGCTCAACATTTCGCCCAAATTGGCTTTGAAGTAACAGGGACAACAACATCGCCCTCGCGACTGCAAGAGCTCTGTTCGATCGTTGATCACCCTCGGATCTATCGGGCAGGAGCTCCTCACTCGGACACGAGCTTTTTGGATTCGCTCGATGGTCTCTTGGTTGCCATTGCACCCACGTCCGTGAGCATGGAAGAAGACCAATACCGCTCTGTTTATGGAGCTGGCGTTTCTGCGTTGGTTGAGGCCATTAAATCAAGGCAATCGTCCCGCCCTCTTCATGTGTCCTACTTGAGTAGTGCTGGTGTGTATGGCAATCAAGGGGGAGAGGTTTGTGATGAGTCAACCCCTGTGGACCGTTCCAATAGTGCCAACGCACTATTGGCTGATGCTGAAAGTGCTGTCCTCAGCTTGAACGACTTCGGCACGTCTTCCTGCGTGTTGCGATTGGGTGGTATCTATGGTCCCAATAAAGACATTGCGTCTTTCATCCGAAGCGCTTCTGGACAAATGGTTCCCAAAAATGGGAGTCATATCAACGCATGGGTTCATCTTCATGACATCGTTCATGGCATTAATTTTGCGTTCGATCAACGGCTGCAAGGTCTTTACAACTTGGTTGATGATCTACAGGTCTCCCGTAGAGATCTCTCGAACATGCTTTGTGATGAACATGGCTTAGCTCCGGTGATTTGGGACAATCACGACAGACCCGATTCGCGTATTTTTAATGCTCGCGTTAGCAATGGGAAGTTGAAGGGTTTGGGTTTCAATCCCTCTGTTTGCTCCATGCTGGACCCAGTTGCCGCTGTTTAG
- a CDS encoding DCC1-like thiol-disulfide oxidoreductase family protein: MTLTLLYDGGCPFCSNFAARSELSSGVHGLLIVDGRADHIQRQQLREQGFPLAKGAVLIEGKKIWHGSEAIAELCRRMEPSDQLLGLLQGVFRDDARSKILYPALLLARRVALNIRGLNVDPDE; this comes from the coding sequence ATGACCCTCACCCTCCTCTACGACGGCGGCTGTCCGTTTTGCAGCAATTTCGCGGCACGGAGCGAATTAAGTAGTGGAGTGCATGGACTTCTAATCGTTGATGGTCGAGCCGACCACATCCAAAGGCAACAACTCAGAGAACAGGGTTTTCCCCTGGCCAAGGGAGCTGTCCTAATTGAAGGCAAGAAGATATGGCACGGCAGTGAAGCGATTGCCGAATTGTGTCGCCGTATGGAGCCAAGTGATCAACTTTTAGGACTCCTCCAAGGGGTGTTCCGCGATGACGCCAGATCAAAAATTCTTTACCCAGCCTTGCTTTTGGCCCGACGTGTTGCCCTGAACATTCGCGGCCTCAACGTCGACCCTGACGAATAG
- a CDS encoding glycosyltransferase produces the protein MTNWIVSLICLVLTASSCLGLLILWVGLKRVFQEAPQLNPSIPSLPVDAEVVDGEGISLTVVIPAFNESLNIKRSLGSVFQSLPPCGNWHVVVVDDMSTDSTVDMAQECAKQMDQLNRFTLIQAGPRPADERWVGKNWACSKAMEQLKSSWVLFIDADVELRPTALRRALVQAIHERADLFSVAPRLVCTCLAEWMVQPIMASLLGLGFPIVEANDPSSDVAFAAGPFMLFRRSAYDAIGGHAALAGEVVEDLALARTIKTSGFRLRYVLGLDAVDLQMYPNLSALWEGWTKNWFLGLDRNIPKALAAGGVVMLMFASPWILLPTCAVLAVVLLGPTVMIVASALLAAMALVLQIVLRFWIQDRFGVPMRFWWLMGAGGLLVGAIAPVSVWRSITGRGWTWKGRSLA, from the coding sequence ATGACGAATTGGATCGTATCGCTAATTTGCTTAGTCCTTACGGCGTCATCGTGCCTCGGACTGCTCATCCTTTGGGTTGGTTTAAAGCGCGTGTTTCAGGAGGCCCCACAGCTCAATCCATCTATTCCGTCCCTTCCAGTCGATGCTGAGGTTGTTGATGGTGAGGGCATCAGCCTCACCGTTGTGATTCCTGCGTTCAATGAATCGCTGAATATCAAACGCAGCCTTGGGAGTGTTTTTCAGTCGTTGCCTCCCTGTGGGAATTGGCACGTGGTGGTTGTCGACGACATGTCGACAGATTCAACGGTGGATATGGCTCAGGAGTGCGCCAAACAAATGGATCAGCTGAACCGATTCACCTTGATTCAGGCCGGTCCTCGTCCTGCTGATGAACGGTGGGTTGGTAAAAATTGGGCCTGCTCAAAAGCGATGGAACAGTTGAAGAGCTCTTGGGTTCTCTTCATCGATGCCGATGTGGAGTTACGGCCCACAGCCCTGCGTCGTGCCCTTGTTCAAGCCATTCATGAACGTGCTGATTTATTCAGCGTGGCTCCCCGCCTCGTCTGCACATGTCTTGCTGAATGGATGGTGCAGCCGATCATGGCCAGTTTGTTGGGTCTTGGATTCCCGATTGTTGAAGCCAACGATCCCAGCTCGGATGTTGCGTTTGCGGCTGGTCCGTTCATGTTGTTTCGCCGTTCTGCCTACGACGCCATTGGTGGTCATGCAGCCTTGGCAGGGGAGGTCGTGGAAGATCTTGCGTTAGCCCGAACGATCAAAACGTCAGGTTTTCGTCTTCGTTATGTCTTGGGGCTGGATGCTGTTGATCTTCAGATGTACCCAAATCTCTCTGCTCTTTGGGAGGGATGGACAAAAAATTGGTTTCTTGGCCTGGATCGCAACATCCCAAAGGCTTTAGCGGCTGGCGGAGTGGTGATGCTGATGTTTGCTTCTCCATGGATTCTGTTGCCCACCTGCGCTGTTTTAGCGGTGGTGTTATTGGGGCCAACGGTGATGATCGTTGCGTCGGCTCTGCTGGCAGCGATGGCTCTCGTTCTTCAAATCGTTCTTCGTTTTTGGATTCAAGATCGTTTTGGAGTGCCGATGAGGTTCTGGTGGCTGATGGGAGCTGGCGGGCTTTTGGTCGGTGCGATAGCTCCTGTTTCTGTGTGGAGAAGCATCACCGGACGTGGCTGGACTTGGAAGGGCAGATCGCTTGCCTGA